The proteins below come from a single Streptomyces sp. M92 genomic window:
- the uraD gene encoding 2-oxo-4-hydroxy-4-carboxy-5-ureidoimidazoline decarboxylase → MTSTSASGLARFNALEESAALAELHEACASTAWARHLLAARPYATTEELYAASDAAMAELTADDLAEAMAGHPPIGRPKPGDPTSSREQAGMAGASEELKAEMLELNLAYQDKFGHVFLICATGRTGEQMRDAVKERIGNSPEQEREIVRTELGKINRIRLSRLVEQDA, encoded by the coding sequence GTGACGTCCACTTCCGCGTCGGGCCTGGCCCGTTTCAACGCCCTCGAGGAGTCCGCGGCACTCGCGGAACTCCACGAGGCGTGTGCCTCGACGGCGTGGGCCCGGCACCTGCTCGCCGCCCGCCCCTACGCCACCACCGAGGAACTGTACGCCGCGAGTGACGCCGCCATGGCCGAGCTGACGGCGGACGACCTCGCCGAGGCGATGGCCGGGCACCCGCCCATCGGCCGCCCCAAGCCGGGCGACCCGACCTCCTCCCGGGAGCAGGCCGGCATGGCCGGCGCCTCGGAGGAACTCAAGGCGGAGATGCTCGAACTCAACCTGGCCTACCAGGACAAGTTCGGCCACGTCTTCCTCATCTGCGCCACCGGCCGGACCGGCGAGCAGATGCGGGACGCGGTCAAGGAGCGGATCGGCAACTCGCCCGAGCAGGAGCGGGAGATCGTCCGCACCGAACTGGGGAAGATCAACCGCATCCGCCTTTCCCGACTCGTCGAACAGGACGCCTGA
- a CDS encoding helix-turn-helix domain-containing protein has product MTGPGQEPFIAAVKPLVDAIGGEMLPPDEAGQDDVVLAWEGADVVAVRLPQLADSLDHILAAMERRQGRPLADLDRRAKQEVVRTLEARGAFSVRHGVETVASALGVSRFTVYNYLNREKDA; this is encoded by the coding sequence GTGACCGGCCCGGGTCAGGAGCCCTTCATCGCGGCCGTCAAGCCCCTGGTCGACGCCATCGGCGGCGAGATGCTGCCGCCCGACGAGGCCGGTCAGGACGATGTCGTCCTCGCCTGGGAGGGTGCCGACGTCGTCGCGGTGCGCCTGCCCCAGCTCGCCGACTCCCTCGACCACATCCTCGCGGCCATGGAGCGCCGGCAGGGCAGGCCGCTGGCGGACCTGGACCGGCGCGCCAAGCAGGAGGTCGTACGCACCCTGGAGGCGCGCGGAGCCTTCTCCGTGCGGCACGGCGTGGAGACCGTCGCGAGCGCCCTCGGCGTCAGCCGCTTCACCGTCTACAACTACCTCAACCGCGAGAAGGACGCCTGA
- the pucL gene encoding factor-independent urate hydroxylase, with product MTRFVLGQNQYGKAENRVVKITRDGDTHHIKDLNVSVALSGDMEEVHRSGSNANVLPTDTTKNTVFAFAKEHGIESAEDLGVKLARHFVDNNEPIHRARIRIEEYGWERIETSKGGSRFVGSDEIAHSFVRKGQETRVAEITYDGHGIQVLSGFKDLTVLNSTNSEFFGYLKDKYTTLKEDYDRILATTVSTWWRHNWDGIDSHAPDWDRSYNGVRKHALQAFAETYSYSLQQTLFEMGVRVLNSRDEVDEIRFSMPNKHHFRSDLSPFGIDNEAKDGAVYYAADRPYGLIEATILRDGAEQLIPVDMTNL from the coding sequence ATGACCCGTTTCGTCCTGGGACAGAACCAGTACGGCAAGGCAGAGAACCGCGTCGTCAAGATCACGCGTGACGGCGACACGCACCACATCAAGGACCTGAACGTCTCCGTCGCCCTCTCCGGCGACATGGAGGAGGTCCACCGCAGCGGGTCCAACGCGAACGTCCTGCCGACCGACACCACCAAGAACACGGTGTTCGCCTTCGCCAAGGAGCACGGCATCGAGAGCGCCGAGGACCTCGGCGTCAAGCTCGCCCGCCACTTCGTCGACAACAACGAGCCGATCCACCGGGCCCGCATCCGCATCGAGGAGTACGGCTGGGAGCGGATCGAGACCTCGAAGGGCGGCTCCCGCTTCGTCGGCTCCGACGAGATCGCCCACTCCTTCGTCCGCAAGGGCCAGGAGACCCGCGTCGCGGAGATCACCTACGACGGCCACGGCATCCAGGTGCTCTCCGGCTTCAAGGACCTCACCGTCCTGAACTCGACCAACTCCGAGTTCTTCGGCTACCTGAAGGACAAGTACACCACCCTCAAGGAGGACTACGACCGTATCCTCGCCACCACCGTCTCCACCTGGTGGCGGCACAACTGGGACGGCATCGACTCGCACGCCCCGGACTGGGACCGGTCGTACAACGGGGTGCGCAAGCACGCGCTCCAGGCCTTCGCCGAGACGTACTCGTACTCGCTCCAGCAGACCCTCTTCGAGATGGGTGTGCGGGTGCTGAACTCGCGCGACGAGGTCGACGAGATCCGCTTCTCGATGCCCAACAAGCACCACTTCCGCTCGGACCTGTCGCCGTTCGGGATCGACAACGAGGCCAAGGACGGCGCCGTGTACTACGCCGCCGACCGGCCCTACGGCCTGATCGAGGCCACCATCCTGCGGGACGGCGCCGAGCAGCTGATCCCGGTCGACATGACCAACCTCTGA
- the uraH gene encoding hydroxyisourate hydrolase: MSTSTTASVSTHILDTSVGRPAEAVAVQLAARSGSDADWQTLGGSATDADGRCKDLPALPEGTTHVRLDFDTETYFAKKQAAAQQDAPALRDSENGRPVFFPEVTITFAVVPGEHYHVPLLLNPFGYSVYRGS, encoded by the coding sequence ATGAGCACCAGCACCACCGCCTCCGTGTCCACGCACATCCTGGACACCAGCGTCGGCCGCCCCGCCGAGGCAGTCGCCGTCCAGCTCGCCGCCCGCTCGGGCAGCGATGCGGACTGGCAGACACTCGGCGGCTCCGCGACCGACGCCGACGGCCGGTGCAAGGACCTCCCGGCCCTGCCGGAGGGCACCACACACGTACGGCTCGACTTCGACACCGAGACGTACTTCGCCAAGAAACAAGCCGCGGCCCAGCAGGACGCCCCCGCGCTCCGGGACAGCGAGAACGGCCGGCCGGTGTTCTTCCCCGAGGTCACCATCACCTTCGCGGTGGTGCCCGGGGAGCACTACCACGTTCCGCTGCTGCTCAACCCGTTCGGCTACTCCGTTTACCGAGGGAGCTGA
- a CDS encoding catalase, whose product MSQRVLTTESGAPVADNQNSASAGIGGPLLIQDQHLIEKLARFNRERIPERVVHARGSGAYGHFEVTDDVTDYTHADFLNTVGKRTEVFLRFSTVADSLGGADAVRDPRGFALKFYTEEGNYDLVGNNTPVFFIKDPIKFPDFIHSQKRDPFSGRQEPDNVWDFWAHAPEATHQVTWLMGDRGIPASYRHMNGYGSHTYQWTNAKGESYFVKYHFKTDQGIRTLTADEAAELAGQDPTSHQTDLVQAIERGVYPSWTLHVQLMPVAEAANYRFNPFDVTKVWPHSDYPLKRVGRLVLDRNPDNVFAEVEQAAFSPNNFVPGIGPSPDKMLQGRLFAYADAHRYRLGVNHTQLAVNAPKAVPGGAANYGRDGFMASNGQGRDAKNYEPNSYEGPVETGRPLAAPLAVSGHTGTHEAPQHTKDDDFFQAGELFRLMSEDEKKRLIANIAGGLSQVSRNDVIEKNLAHFHAADTEYGKRVEEAVRALRED is encoded by the coding sequence ATGTCGCAGCGCGTGCTCACGACAGAGTCCGGCGCCCCGGTCGCCGACAACCAGAACTCCGCCTCCGCCGGCATCGGCGGCCCCCTCCTGATCCAGGACCAGCACCTCATCGAGAAGCTGGCCCGCTTCAACCGCGAGCGCATCCCGGAGCGCGTGGTGCACGCCCGCGGCTCCGGCGCCTACGGCCACTTCGAGGTGACCGACGACGTCACCGACTACACGCACGCCGACTTCCTGAACACCGTCGGCAAGCGCACCGAGGTCTTCCTGCGCTTCTCCACCGTGGCCGACTCCCTCGGCGGCGCGGACGCGGTCCGCGACCCGCGCGGCTTCGCGCTGAAGTTCTACACCGAAGAGGGCAACTACGACCTCGTCGGCAACAACACCCCGGTCTTCTTCATCAAGGACCCGATCAAGTTCCCCGACTTCATCCACTCGCAGAAGCGCGACCCGTTCTCGGGCCGCCAGGAGCCGGACAACGTCTGGGACTTCTGGGCGCACGCCCCCGAGGCCACGCACCAGGTGACCTGGCTGATGGGCGACCGCGGCATCCCGGCGTCGTACCGCCACATGAACGGTTACGGGTCGCACACCTACCAGTGGACCAACGCCAAGGGCGAGTCGTACTTCGTCAAGTACCACTTCAAGACGGACCAGGGCATCCGCACCCTGACCGCCGACGAGGCCGCCGAGCTGGCGGGCCAGGACCCGACCTCGCACCAGACGGACCTGGTGCAGGCCATCGAGCGGGGCGTGTACCCGTCGTGGACGCTGCACGTGCAGCTGATGCCGGTGGCCGAGGCGGCGAACTACCGCTTCAACCCGTTCGACGTGACCAAGGTGTGGCCGCACTCCGACTACCCGCTCAAGCGGGTGGGCCGGCTGGTGCTGGACCGCAACCCGGACAACGTCTTCGCCGAGGTCGAGCAGGCCGCCTTCTCCCCGAACAACTTCGTTCCGGGCATCGGCCCCTCCCCCGACAAGATGCTCCAGGGCCGTCTGTTCGCCTACGCGGACGCGCACCGCTACCGGCTGGGCGTCAACCACACCCAGCTCGCGGTCAACGCGCCGAAGGCCGTGCCCGGCGGTGCCGCCAACTACGGCCGCGACGGCTTCATGGCCTCCAACGGCCAGGGCCGGGACGCCAAGAACTACGAGCCGAACTCGTACGAGGGCCCGGTCGAGACCGGCCGCCCGCTGGCCGCCCCGCTGGCGGTGTCCGGCCACACCGGCACCCACGAGGCCCCGCAGCACACCAAGGACGACGACTTCTTCCAGGCCGGCGAGCTGTTCCGCCTGATGTCCGAGGACGAGAAGAAGCGCCTGATCGCGAACATCGCCGGCGGCCTGTCCCAGGTCTCCCGCAACGACGTGATCGAGAAGAACCTCGCGCACTTCCACGCCGCCGACACGGAGTACGGCAAGCGCGTGGAGGAGGCGGTCCGCGCCCTGCGCGAGGACTGA
- the gcl gene encoding glyoxylate carboligase, translating to MARMTAARAAVEILKREGVTDAFGVPGAAINPFYAALKASGGVNHTLARHVEGASHMAEGYTRTHPGNIGVCIGTSGPAGTDMITGLYSAIGDSIPILCITGQAPTAVIHKEDFQAVDIASIAKPVTKMAVTVLEAAQVPGVFQQAFHLMRSGRPGPVLIDLPIDVQMTEIEFDPETYEPLPVYRPAATRAQIEKAIGLLNASERPLIVAGGGVINADAADLLVEFAELTGTPVVPTLMGWGLLPDDHELNAGMVGLQTSHRYGNATFLESDFVLGIGNRWANRHTGKLDVYTAGRKFVHVDVEPTQIGKIFAPDYGIASDAKAALELFVEVAKELKAAGKLPDRTAWAASAQERKATLQRRTHFDDIPIKPQRVYEEMNKAFGPETRYVSTIGLSQIAGAQMLHVYRPRHWINCGQAGPLGWTVPAALGVAKADPEAQVVALSGDYDFQFMIEELAVGAQHKIPYVHVLVNNSYLGLIRQAQRAFEIDFQVNLEFENINSPELGVYGVDHVKVAEGLGCKAIRVTDPNELGAALEQAKKLAAEHQVPVVVEAILERVTNISMSGTNDIGNVVEFEELATEPGHAPTAVKTLKV from the coding sequence ATGGCTCGTATGACCGCTGCCCGAGCGGCAGTTGAGATTCTCAAGCGCGAGGGCGTCACCGACGCGTTCGGTGTGCCGGGCGCGGCGATCAACCCCTTCTACGCGGCGCTCAAGGCCTCCGGCGGCGTCAACCACACCCTCGCCCGGCACGTCGAGGGCGCCTCGCACATGGCCGAGGGCTACACCCGCACCCACCCGGGCAACATCGGCGTCTGCATCGGCACCTCCGGGCCGGCCGGCACCGACATGATCACCGGTCTCTACTCGGCGATCGGCGACTCGATCCCGATCCTGTGCATCACCGGCCAGGCGCCGACCGCGGTGATCCACAAGGAGGACTTCCAGGCCGTCGACATCGCCTCCATCGCCAAGCCGGTCACCAAGATGGCGGTGACCGTCCTGGAGGCCGCGCAGGTCCCCGGCGTCTTCCAGCAGGCCTTCCACCTGATGCGTTCCGGCCGCCCCGGCCCGGTCCTGATCGACCTGCCGATCGACGTCCAGATGACGGAGATCGAGTTCGACCCGGAGACCTACGAGCCGCTGCCGGTCTACCGCCCCGCCGCCACCCGCGCCCAGATCGAGAAGGCCATCGGTCTGCTCAACGCCTCCGAGCGCCCGCTGATCGTGGCCGGCGGCGGTGTCATCAACGCCGACGCCGCCGACCTCCTCGTCGAGTTCGCAGAGCTGACCGGCACGCCGGTCGTGCCCACCCTGATGGGCTGGGGCCTGCTGCCGGACGACCACGAGCTGAACGCCGGCATGGTCGGCCTGCAGACCTCGCACCGCTACGGCAACGCGACCTTCCTGGAGTCGGACTTCGTCCTCGGCATCGGCAACCGCTGGGCCAACCGCCACACCGGCAAGCTGGACGTCTACACCGCCGGCCGCAAGTTCGTCCACGTCGACGTCGAGCCGACCCAGATCGGCAAGATCTTCGCCCCGGACTACGGCATCGCCTCCGACGCGAAGGCGGCCCTGGAGCTGTTCGTCGAGGTGGCGAAGGAGCTGAAGGCGGCCGGCAAGCTGCCCGACCGCACCGCGTGGGCCGCCTCCGCCCAGGAGCGCAAGGCCACCCTTCAGCGCCGTACGCACTTCGACGACATCCCGATCAAGCCGCAGCGCGTCTACGAGGAGATGAACAAGGCCTTCGGCCCGGAGACCCGGTACGTCTCCACCATCGGCCTCTCGCAGATCGCCGGCGCCCAGATGCTGCACGTGTACCGTCCGCGGCACTGGATCAACTGCGGCCAGGCCGGCCCCCTCGGCTGGACCGTCCCGGCCGCGCTCGGCGTCGCCAAGGCCGACCCCGAGGCCCAGGTCGTGGCGCTCTCCGGCGACTACGACTTCCAGTTCATGATCGAGGAACTGGCCGTCGGCGCGCAGCACAAGATCCCCTACGTGCACGTCCTGGTCAACAACTCCTACCTGGGCCTGATCCGCCAGGCGCAGCGGGCGTTCGAGATCGACTTCCAGGTCAACCTGGAGTTCGAGAACATCAACTCGCCCGAGCTGGGCGTCTACGGCGTCGACCACGTCAAGGTCGCCGAGGGCCTGGGCTGCAAGGCGATTCGCGTCACCGACCCGAACGAGCTGGGCGCGGCCCTGGAGCAGGCCAAGAAGCTGGCCGCCGAGCACCAGGTGCCGGTCGTCGTCGAGGCGATCCTGGAGCGCGTCACCAACATCTCCATGTCGGGCACCAACGACATCGGCAACGTCGTGGAGTTCGAGGAGCTGGCGACCGAGCCGGGGCACGCCCCGACGGCCGTCAAGACGCTGAAGGTCTGA
- a CDS encoding ALF repeat-containing protein — protein sequence MNTTYWSRRRVLSVAAATTAAAALPLAATARAFAATVASGDAPNLPSLPDTPRARAVTAWQTGGKATKAAAAVALVGTDAEVEEFVATKLPAAVAEDNRVALFRSLALAGKGTTAAVSDALTAGDAAIEAFLAGGYEAAQKEDMSALTFTLKGMGGRSVKAAADTALNDGSGDALLKFITETQFTARLEDETAEVFKLLGGAGPELTTYAQRALEDGGAEAIRWFLEIGQNIARARDEEAASIEQLVAVTARQSSRAELSTAKAKEQSDKAKKAAAEAKKAALEAAAEAQAAKEDVARSAAAARKAASAAKGAANAAATAISASYAAQTAARKAAWAAHAATSAAATAARAASTAYQAAMAASKDASKTAAAKDAAVAARNAAAKARSAAAAADQARIASAQSVAAGNSAAAAARDAEVAAPTPRPPRPAPPVPPSRRRPPPHVPPPSRRTPRRPVPPAPPPRHSPWPTRRRPRPGRRATRPTPRPVTPRRPLPRPRRQRRPPGRPSISPTRALPGLPTPRRRPTPRSRRCWTPRPWSRRRARRSSSSSRSTPSRARRRPPNSPCWSSRTSRTRAIS from the coding sequence TTGAACACGACGTACTGGAGCAGACGCCGGGTCCTGAGCGTGGCCGCCGCCACGACGGCGGCCGCGGCTCTCCCTCTGGCCGCCACCGCCCGCGCCTTCGCCGCGACGGTCGCCTCGGGTGACGCCCCCAACCTGCCGTCGCTTCCGGACACACCCCGCGCGCGAGCCGTGACCGCGTGGCAGACCGGCGGCAAGGCGACCAAGGCAGCCGCGGCCGTCGCTCTCGTCGGCACCGACGCGGAGGTCGAGGAGTTCGTCGCCACGAAGCTGCCTGCCGCGGTCGCCGAGGACAACCGCGTGGCCCTCTTCAGGTCGCTCGCCCTGGCCGGCAAGGGCACCACGGCCGCCGTCTCCGACGCGCTGACCGCCGGAGACGCGGCGATCGAGGCCTTCCTCGCCGGCGGGTACGAGGCGGCGCAGAAGGAGGACATGAGTGCCCTCACCTTCACGCTGAAGGGCATGGGCGGCAGGAGCGTCAAGGCCGCCGCCGACACCGCGCTGAACGACGGCTCCGGTGACGCCCTGCTGAAGTTCATCACCGAAACGCAGTTCACCGCGCGCCTCGAAGACGAAACCGCCGAGGTGTTCAAGCTCCTCGGCGGCGCCGGACCCGAGCTGACCACGTACGCGCAGCGCGCGCTGGAGGACGGCGGCGCCGAAGCCATCCGCTGGTTCCTGGAGATCGGCCAGAACATAGCCCGGGCGCGCGACGAGGAGGCCGCGTCCATCGAGCAGCTTGTCGCCGTGACCGCACGTCAGTCCTCGCGTGCCGAATTGTCGACGGCGAAGGCCAAGGAACAGTCGGACAAGGCGAAGAAGGCCGCCGCCGAGGCCAAGAAGGCCGCGCTGGAGGCCGCCGCCGAGGCTCAGGCCGCGAAGGAGGATGTCGCCAGGTCCGCGGCCGCGGCCCGCAAGGCGGCCAGTGCCGCCAAGGGCGCGGCCAACGCGGCGGCGACCGCCATCTCCGCTTCCTACGCCGCACAGACCGCGGCCCGCAAGGCCGCCTGGGCCGCCCATGCGGCGACGTCCGCCGCGGCCACGGCCGCACGTGCCGCCTCCACTGCCTACCAGGCCGCCATGGCCGCCTCCAAGGACGCTTCGAAGACGGCCGCCGCGAAGGACGCGGCCGTCGCCGCCCGCAACGCGGCCGCCAAGGCGCGGTCGGCCGCCGCGGCCGCCGACCAGGCGAGGATCGCTTCCGCCCAGTCCGTCGCGGCCGGCAACTCGGCGGCCGCCGCCGCGCGGGACGCCGAGGTCGCCGCGCCAACGCCTCGGCCACCGCGGCCGGCGCCGCCGGTGCCGCCCAGTCGGAGGCGGCCGCCGCCGCACGTGCCGCCGCCCAGCAGGCGGACGCCCAGGCGGCCCGTGCCACCCGCGCCGCCTCCACGGCACAGTCCCTGGCCAACAAGGCGGCGGCCGCGGCCGGGGCGGCGCGCGACGCGGCCAACTCCGCGGCCGGTCACGCCGAGAAGGCCGCTGCCGCGGCCGAGGAGGCAGCGAAGGCCGCCGGGCAGGCCGTCGATTTCGCCAACAAGAGCACTGCCTGGGCTGCCGACGCCCAGGAGGCGGCCGACGCCGCGATCAAGGCGGTGCTGGACGCCCAGGCCGTGGAGCAGGAGGCGCGCGAGGCGGAGCTCATCAAGCTCGAGGAGTACGCCGAGCAGGGCAAGGCGGAGGCCGCCGAACTCGCCCTGCTGGAGCAGCAGGACATCGAGGACGCGCGCAATCAGCTGA
- a CDS encoding TIM barrel protein, translating to MGFADQRFNVNLSILFTELPLLERPAAAAAAGFTAVELWWPWIDSPTPEQSELDALKKAIEDAGVQLTGLNFYAGQLPGPDRGALSVPGEESDRFRANIDVAADFAKSLGCTALNALYGNRVEGVDPAEQDKLALENLVLAARAADRIGAILLIEALNKPESPLYPLVSAPAAVKVVDKVNEATGLGNAKFLMDLYHLSMNGEDLPQVIDAYAAKTGHVQIADNPGRGAPGTGSLPLQELLDQLRKAGYDGWVGLEYKPGDNPSAEAFSWLPAEARAAR from the coding sequence ATGGGCTTCGCAGATCAGCGCTTCAACGTCAACCTGTCGATCCTCTTCACGGAACTCCCGCTCCTGGAGCGTCCCGCGGCCGCCGCCGCGGCCGGCTTCACCGCGGTCGAGCTGTGGTGGCCCTGGATCGACTCGCCCACCCCCGAGCAGTCCGAGCTCGACGCCCTGAAGAAGGCGATCGAGGACGCGGGCGTCCAGCTCACCGGGCTGAACTTCTACGCGGGACAGCTGCCCGGCCCCGACCGCGGCGCCCTGTCCGTGCCCGGCGAGGAGTCGGACCGCTTCCGCGCCAACATCGACGTGGCCGCCGACTTCGCGAAGTCGCTCGGCTGCACGGCGCTGAACGCCCTGTACGGCAACCGCGTCGAGGGCGTCGACCCGGCCGAGCAGGACAAGCTGGCGCTGGAGAACCTGGTCCTCGCCGCCCGCGCGGCCGACCGGATCGGCGCGATCCTGCTGATCGAGGCGCTCAACAAGCCCGAGTCGCCGCTGTACCCGCTGGTGTCGGCGCCGGCCGCGGTCAAGGTCGTCGACAAGGTCAACGAGGCCACCGGACTCGGCAACGCGAAGTTCCTCATGGACCTCTACCACCTGTCCATGAACGGCGAGGACCTGCCGCAGGTGATCGACGCGTACGCCGCGAAGACCGGCCACGTGCAGATCGCCGACAACCCGGGCCGCGGCGCCCCCGGCACGGGCTCCCTCCCGCTCCAGGAGCTGCTCGACCAGCTGAGGAAGGCCGGTTACGACGGCTGGGTCGGCCTGGAGTACAAGCCGGGCGACAACCCCAGCGCCGAGGCCTTCTCGTGGCTGCCGGCCGAGGCCCGCGCGGCCCGCTGA
- a CDS encoding TIGR04222 domain-containing membrane protein: protein MDDDGTVRLEPHEVALLRGGPRAAVTVAVVDLYMRGAVEAGPPGTVRALDAEPGIAARPLPPLAETVRWCLDEPLSIRRLTRQPDVRLAVALMRIPLAEAGMLRPPLLGPTRAARRRVRALRERHPPPAGRRGMTADDRLLAVALHDVAALRVLFPRFALRAGLVERVEVGGRGLLKHSPRGTGSGSTGGMAYYCGGGGGGGGSD from the coding sequence ATGGACGACGACGGGACGGTCCGGCTCGAACCGCACGAGGTCGCGCTGCTGCGCGGCGGCCCCCGCGCCGCCGTGACGGTCGCCGTGGTCGACCTGTACATGCGCGGCGCCGTCGAAGCCGGCCCACCGGGCACCGTACGCGCGCTGGACGCCGAGCCGGGGATCGCCGCGAGGCCGCTGCCGCCGCTCGCCGAGACGGTGCGGTGGTGCCTCGACGAGCCGCTGAGCATACGGAGGCTGACCCGGCAGCCGGACGTCCGCCTGGCCGTGGCGCTGATGCGGATACCGCTGGCCGAGGCCGGCATGCTCCGCCCTCCGCTGCTCGGCCCGACCCGGGCCGCCCGTCGCCGGGTGCGCGCCCTCCGGGAACGGCACCCGCCGCCCGCGGGCCGGCGCGGCATGACGGCCGACGACAGGCTGCTCGCCGTGGCCCTGCACGACGTGGCCGCCCTGCGCGTCCTCTTCCCCCGCTTCGCCCTGCGGGCCGGGCTCGTGGAGCGGGTGGAGGTGGGCGGCAGGGGCCTCCTCAAGCACTCCCCGCGGGGTACGGGGAGCGGATCGACGGGCGGCATGGCGTACTACTGCGGCGGCGGGGGCGGGGGCGGCGGCTCCGACTGA
- a CDS encoding 2-hydroxy-3-oxopropionate reductase: MSTLPKVAWIGLGIMGSPMSENLIKAGYQVTGFTLEQEKLDRLSAAGGTAAGSIADAVRDADVIVTMVPASPQVEAIAYGPDGILENAKSGALLVDMSSITPQTSIDLAKAAKDKGVRVLDAPVSGGEAGAIEAVLSIMVGGEQADFDEAKPLLEALGKTIVLCGPHGSGQTVKAANQLIVAVNIQACAEAVVFLEKSGVDLKAALDVLNGGLAGSTVLTRKKDNFLGRDFKPGFRIDLHHKDMGIVTDAARNVGAALPVGAVVAQLVASLRAQGDGGLDHSALLRAVERLSGAQV; encoded by the coding sequence ATGAGCACGCTCCCCAAGGTCGCCTGGATCGGTCTCGGCATCATGGGCTCCCCCATGTCCGAGAACCTGATCAAGGCGGGCTACCAGGTCACCGGCTTCACCCTGGAGCAGGAGAAGCTGGACCGCCTGTCCGCCGCCGGCGGCACCGCGGCCGGCTCGATCGCCGACGCCGTGCGCGACGCCGACGTCATCGTCACCATGGTGCCCGCGTCGCCGCAGGTCGAGGCCATCGCCTACGGCCCCGACGGCATCCTGGAGAACGCCAAGTCCGGCGCGCTGCTGGTCGACATGTCCTCGATCACCCCGCAGACCTCGATCGACCTGGCGAAGGCCGCCAAGGACAAGGGCGTCCGCGTCCTGGACGCCCCGGTCTCCGGCGGCGAGGCCGGCGCCATCGAGGCCGTGCTATCCATCATGGTCGGCGGCGAGCAGGCCGACTTCGACGAGGCCAAGCCGCTGCTGGAGGCGCTGGGCAAGACCATCGTGCTGTGCGGTCCGCACGGCTCGGGTCAGACCGTGAAGGCCGCCAACCAGCTGATCGTCGCCGTGAACATCCAGGCGTGCGCCGAGGCCGTGGTCTTCCTGGAGAAGTCGGGCGTGGACCTGAAGGCCGCCCTCGACGTCCTCAACGGCGGCCTGGCCGGCTCGACCGTGCTGACGCGGAAGAAGGACAACTTCCTGGGCCGCGACTTCAAGCCGGGCTTCCGCATCGACCTGCACCACAAGGACATGGGCATCGTCACCGACGCCGCCCGCAACGTCGGCGCCGCGCTGCCGGTCGGCGCCGTGGTGGCCCAGCTGGTCGCCTCGCTGCGCGCCCAGGGCGACGGCGGCCTGGACCACTCGGCCCTGCTGCGGGCCGTGGAGCGCCTCTCCGGCGCCCAGGTCTGA